In Apium graveolens cultivar Ventura unplaced genomic scaffold, ASM990537v1 ctg1613, whole genome shotgun sequence, the DNA window GTACATTATTGTGTTGTATTTGGTAGAAGTGAATGAGATTAGGAGAATATGCAATTCGATTTGTTCTCCTTTTAGGAAAAATGTACTTAATTTCAACTCCCTCCTCTCTTTTGTTCCTAGAAATCCAAATTCGAGTTCAAACCCAATAATAAGAAGTCAAACTTATTTTTCTTACAAACTTCTATAATACTAAATTTGCACTTCTTCATTTTTGTTCAACTTCCCACTTACCTCCTTGATCTTGCCTTGAATCTTGTTCTGGTATGCCGAACGTATAAAGTCATGTACACATACAACCAGATCATTTCTGTGTTATATATTCTCTTTACTAGAGGTTTGAAAGTGGTGTAAGCAAATGCTTGGTATTAGAAACTATGATCTCACAATTCTATTcatcaaaaataattattgtttTCTGTAATAATATTGAAAGGAATAATaacatgaaatatttacagtaATGCTACCTGTTTTGCTGCAAGCAATGCCACTCTTGACTCCAAGTTTACGGTGGCCAAGTGTCCCCCCTAAAACATGCGAGAGTAGATGAAACATATTACATGCTACAAAAAGAACTAAATAGTGATAAATTAGTAACAAAGAGCCTAACTTGAATATAACATATTTTTAAACAAAGTACCAGTATTATGTAAAAATTAAATCTTTCATATAACCAGCATTGAACTTTAGTGAAAGtgaacaaaataaaattaaaagttaACTTTTTTTATTAAGTCGTATCGCGAAATATCATGTTTTATCATTGGATAGCAGAATCAACATACCAAACACAATAATATCATTTAAGGTTGTAGAGGCTGTTAGGTTTGGATTTTAAGAAACAGGGTAGGAGGAAGAATAATATACTTTGTATGACCATGCAATTGTTAAGGATATTTTTAATCAGAATATCAACCAATTTACCACATAAAAGACTTCTTTTGTTATTTCTGGATTGGTCAAGCTATTATTACTACAGCTGTCGAGAAAAATTTGCTTTTGCCATCAAATAACGCCTCACTTTCCATACTTATTATCAATACTCTCGGTTTCAGTACGTTCTCCTTTTACGTGGAAGTTATCTGGTAATGTTTAATCAAGGCCCTGATAAAAATGCAGCACCAAATTAATAATGGACCagataaaaatgatttttttctaCAACCTACAGTAGAGCAATTTACCTACCAAAATTATCTTTAGATGCGTAAAAGGGTATGATGTAAGGTTCTTCACACACTAATTATTAGTCCATTTGTATCAGTATAACTAGCACAATATGCAAAATGCAGACCCAGATTTCCACTAATACATCTACATGAAAAAAAAAACTAacttttaataattaaaaaaggAATAAAGAAACTTGGTTATTTCAATTAAATATTTAAATGAATATGTTGTACATGTAGAACTTGTATGGCAAAGTCAAGATTCAAGAATAGATACAGAACGTTGTACGCTGTTAGTAAAGATTGCAAAAAAAAAACATGCAAAACACGTTATTCATTTACATTCACTTAGGCTTGTTTGGATAGGGGGTTAAGGAGGTAATGGTTGGGTTGGGTTAGGCTAGGTTGGGTTGAGATGGCTTGAGCCCTTGTCTTGTTTGGATTTAAGGGTTGAGCAAGAGAGATTTAGGAAGGGTTGGGATATGTAAATGTtgtaataaatattttttaatctAGCAAAAGTAATTAgaattcaaaaattaaattaatttaaaatatatataaattggaatattatataattttggtGGTGGTAACTATTAGTTTTAAATTTTTCAAAACAAATCAAGTAATTTTATTAATactataaatttaatattaaaaactcatttttcaaaattattttgtaTTTGAATCTTTGTTTTTCAATCATACagttttttttaataaaagaaaaaaatcaATCATCCAACAAAGCATAAGAAACAAAATAAGTAAATTTGACATTCATATCTAGCAAAGAAACAAATTACTGCAGTGGACCCCATTATTCATATTCGCTCAGCCAACTCACTACACCCGATTTGGGGTGTTGAAATCCATATGCTTTTCCATTGAAGCAGAACCTCTCACCAACCCCTTACCAGCCTCTCAAAACCAAACCCTCTCGTTTTATTTTTTTGCCAAATGAGGGTTGAGAGATATGAACCCCTCCCGACCCAACCCAGCCCCTCAGAACCCTCCATCCAAATAAGTTAACGAATTAATAAGTGGAATACCTTCCTGATAACTTCGTTCTTTATGTGATAGTTTGCAGCTTCCAAAAACAATTTTCCAGATAACCCCCTTGCTAACTAATAGACCAAAATACTAGGTTAAAGTAGCAATAATCAGCCAATAATAAACAcgaaaacaaatcacaaaaaaaaaaaaaaaactctTACCATCTTATATAGCTTCCCCAATGTCAAAATTCCACCACCCTAAAAAACAAAGAAAATAGAAGCTGATATATGAAAAGGGATAAATGCTAGTCAAGTCACTGAAAGACAATGGAGGACAGTAATGAACTAAAACTAAAAAACCTTCAAAATCACTGAACGGAGACCCAGAGCTCCAGCCCTTAAAGCAGAAACAGTTTGAATTTTCCATTGGCTGAGACCAAGTTCTAAACTACCCTGACCATCAGGAGTCATTGATTTGGTTATTCTTCCTGCTTCATCACTGCATCAACAAATATATTCTCAACTGTCAAGTAAGTCATTAGCAACATATAAGCAATTTAGTAAATGATTAACATGCCAAGAGAACCAAACATCACAAGACCTCCAAGCATTTTCATCCTGGTATTTCACCATATATAATGAAGTTCAAAAGCGGGACCCACACACACAGGCACGCTTACACACACAACACAAGCATCCGGAATTTATACGAGTGTTTTGATGTTAAAAGATCTACTGAATTATATTCAACGATAAATGGCCCTAGCATCTGATAACAATCTGTAAACGAACCATAAAGCAAGTAGAATATCTAGAAAAATCCATGACTGACATATATAACAATACCTAGAGTAATCTTGCAGCAGATGAAGAAAAATCTCTACTTCTAGGTCTTCCGTTTTCAATTTGGCTGAGCAAGGTATTTTCAGCTTTTTTCGTACACTCAGCAAAACATTTCTATATGATGGCCTCCAACCCCTACCATGAGTTTCATATCAACTTAATCAGAGAAAAAAGAAACGGAATTCTGCTATAAGAAACAAGAAAAAGTATTAATTGGGACAGAGTCGGTGCAGGTTACAAATTAGTACAATTGAATTTTTTTGAAGTACTAAAAAGTAAAAACTAGTGAGGGTTTGGGGAAACTGCATATCGTGTATATACTATACTGTGCAACACCAATGTTATCACAAAGACGACTAGTCAGCGACTAGTCGACGCGATAATCTCGACTAGTTGACATGAAGGTCGCCCAAGAATCTCGAACCTCGACTTGGGGCCTTCATAACCATAATAGTGGTGTACCATGAACCAAATGACAGTACACAAGAAACAAATGATATTAAGATAGATGTCTTTACTTGATATTTATCACATTTATGTTTTTATTTGCTTGGATATGTTTGGTATTTGGAATATTACTGTTATTATGCGGTACCTATGCTAATTTTGAACTTATTATTCTATTACTTTTGATTTAAACTATGAAACTGACAtgttaattatattatatattaaatctGGTAATTATATGTATAATGAACACTTTGTCGACTTTTTACGACTAGTCTTCACCAAGGTACTCGGGCGTCAAGGCTCAACTTGGCGTCGTGATAACCTTGTGCAATACTACAACATGAAAAAAGATATAACGATCACCATGATAAGGCTATCTGGTACTCCATTCAAACTCGCATAATGTTAATTTAGATACCAATTCACACTTCGTATATAGGTCAAACGGAAGCACCTTTCTTAACATATCAATAACTTTAGTTTCAGCACTATCCATTGTAAGAACAACAATAATGTATAACCTTCATGTTCAGAGTAATAGGAGATTGTGAAGTATGACAGCATTTAAAGAATCTAACAATCAAACTGATTAATTCTTTCTGGAAAAAAAACTGATTAACTTCTTGAAGCACAAGAACCAAGTAACAGAGTATTCGTGTTTATGCGCTACTATATGaagaaaattatcaaaattagATGAATAACCTTAATGTAGAACGTGCATCAGCAGCAAGGAAAAAGAATCTTGATTCAAGCATCTCAATAAAATCATCTCTCTCGTCTGGATCTTGCTCAACCATGAAATAGTCAATGTCCTTAGGTCTTGCAATTGACTTCAGCAAGGGACTGAAGTAGCTATGAAAATAGCCAAATTGAACAAAATTTATGCTTCAACACATTTGAAGATGACAATTTGTGTGTTGTGATAGCTACTTGCATACTATTTAGAAAACGTAAATTATAGAGAAAGGGGGAATTACAAAGAGGGAAAGGGGAATAATATATGAACTGTCTCATTCGCTAAGAATAGCTAATAGCTCCGTAAGTATCTACAGTTTGAGTCAAACACATTATAAACATCATCTAATTTTAGGCCTCTTTCCTTGCTTCTTCAAAGTTTCTTAAGTACAACCTGTCGAGAGAAGGCTTCTCGAGATTCACAAAAGCAGAATTGGTGCATCAGTTTAATTATGGGTAAGTAACTGCTGATACTTCTTATTCAGTTACTGCAAAAACATTTTGGTGCTCTATACTTGTCCACAAAAGATCTTATCAGCATACCTCTTGCCGAAAAGAATTTGTTTGAGTTCATATAACTCAGATCCTGTTGCAAGCTGAAGCACATAGTTCAGTTCCGGATCATATGTACCTGAAGAAAAGTATTGCAAagcctatttattatttttaacaagaaatgtatatgtatatgtggAGATACCATAAATAAACTACATTTCTCCGACTCTTTACTTCCCCCTGATTGTCCGTGTCAAATGCCGGACACTTCATTTAGGGGACAAAACAGTAACACAAAACGCTATAAAATGTCTTGGACATTCTGACAGAGTGCAATTCAAATACAAATTTATGTAGCTTCTGTGCCATCATAATTCATATTACAGACATAAGAGAAACAAACTACTCCCTTTGTCCCAACCATATCGTTACATTTCCTTTTTGGGTTGTCccatccaattctttacatttcaaaattttccaaaagtagtaaagttttaataatataaaaattaacaaCATCCACTACTTacctccactatacccactttattcATAAAAAATTGATCGGTCCCACAACTTAATTCACTTTTCAACTTCCCTctactattttatcatttttcttaaccTCTTTGCCCAACCCAaatgtaaacaaatgggagggatgGAGGGAGTAAGAAATAGTCTAATGTGAGGAAGACATCAACTGGAAAGGAAGGGGTCAACGAAAAAATGCAGTGACACATTACAGCTTTATTTATTTTGGCGTAAATATTGTGCTCTTTAAAAAATATTAGGCAGGAAATGTGTATAAAATAATTCAAGCAAATAACTTTTCTTACTCTTTTTCATCCAAATTGCACAAATTTTTTGACAATACTCCCAAGCAAACTAGGACATGAAAACTAGCAAAATGTTTTACGCTACAACAATTTACGGGAAACAAACAAAGCCTGCTATGCCAAGGAAATTGCGATCAACATCTCTTCTCTAGATATCCATCAAACTATGTACACCTAGATTCCCTTCCCAATTAAAATTATCACACACTCACAAATCAACTACATTCAAATAAGAAACTAAACTTAACTGCTTTCTGTAAACACACACATTAACTCTACTTACAAACAAGCAAATAATAAATTCTACGCCATAATAAAGAACCACATAATACAATAATACCCA includes these proteins:
- the LOC141699987 gene encoding uncharacterized protein LOC141699987 codes for the protein MSLNESLLLLLLGFGQENPKCYQRRYPLAVRASSSPQNGGTYDPELNYVLQLATGSELYELKQILFGKSYFSPLLKSIARPKDIDYFMVEQDPDERDDFIEMLESRFFFLAADARSTLRGWRPSYRNVLLSVRKKLKIPCSAKLKTEDLEVEIFLHLLQDYSSDEAGRITKSMTPDGQGSLELGLSQWKIQTVSALRAGALGLRSVILKGGGILTLGKLYKMLARGLSGKLFLEAANYHIKNEVIRKGGHLATVNLESRVALLAAKQGVKGAASRYIGLRSMMTLFGPIQRKEGG